The Fodinibius saliphilus genome segment TCATCATTTGATACAGCAAAAAGTGTTTTATCAATAGCGTTGAGAATAAGATCTTTGCTCGTCTCAAGCTTTTGCCCGTCATTTAAGTTTGGAACTTCAGGGAATTCATCGGGATCTTCACCCACCAGCTTATAGGTACCCTTGTCAGTACGAAACTTAATATTGAATTTTTCATCCACCTCAAAAGCTACAGGAATATCGGGCAGCTGACGCAATGTTTCGATTAATCGTCGTGCCGGTATTGCTACAGCCCCACCATCATCGATATCAGCGTCCATGGATTCAATAATGGATATTTCAAGATCAGTAGCGGTCAAGCGAAGTTGATCACCATCACTTTCAAATAAAATTGTTTCCAAAATGGGCAGCGTGGCCTTATTAGGAACAGCCCCCGAAACTGCTGATAATGCATTTACAAGTTCGTTACTTGAGACATTAAATTTCATAGATAAACCTTTTTAAACTATACGTTCGTCAGACATCGATATTCAGTCCGAATAATAAGTACCATATACTAATAAATACTTGCTCTCTTAGCAACCAAATAACCCCTGCTTTCTATAACAAATTTTGCACTCAACAAGGCATCACTAAAAGCTCTTATATATCATAATTGAATTCCCAAAAAAAGTTCATATTTCCTTATGTTTAGCCTATATAATTATATCAGGATAATTGAACAGAATTTACGTGAGGATACTTTTACTTGGCCCCACTGCCGTGGGTAAAACTGCGCTCTCTGTCGGTCTGGCCAAAGAACTCAATGCTGAAATCATTTCTACTGATTCCCGTCAGTGCTACAAATATATGAATATTGGCACTGCTACGCCCACTGAAGAAGAACGGGGCGGGATACCGCACTATAATTTGTCGATCATTGATCCCGCTACAAAAGACAGCGTCGTCAACTTTTCTGAACGTGCCGACCAATGGCAAAAAGAGATTCAATCACGGAGGAACAATGTGCTCTATGTGGGAGGCAGCACCCTGCACGTACAATGCGTGATACAACCATTGGATGATGTACCTGAAGCTAATGAAAAAAATATTACTCAGCTTGAGGCACAGATTGAAGAAAAAGGCATTGAAACTCTTTACAAAAAGCTGCAAACTGTTGATCCAGATTACGCACAAAAAATGGATGGGATGAATACCCAGCGTATCGTTCGGGCCCTTGATGTATGGATGCAAACCGATCGACCTTTTAGCTCATTCCATTCTGACAATAATACGATAACGGTGCCTGATGACCTTGTGGTTTTCGGATTAAAGCGAGATCGTCAGCTTTTATATGATCGTATTAACCATCGAGTTGATAATATGTTTGAAGAAGGATTTATTGACGAAGTTATCTCTATACGCCAGAATGGCTATTCTCTGGACGATCCCGGGTTAAATACTGTTGGATATAAACAGGCCATTGCCTACTTGGATGATCAAATGAGTCGTGAACAGATGGTCAAAGACATGAAAGCCAAGACTCGTCAATATGCCAAAAGGCAGCTTTCCTGGTTCCGTCGATGGGATTTTATTAATTGGATTGATCTTGACAATAACACTAAAGAAGAGGCACAGAAAATTATCTGCCAACAGTTAGCAGCTAAGTCAAATAAAGATTAACTTTACCCTCATTTAAAACTGCATAATTTTTGTACAGAATGTATAAAGCAACAGTAAACGTCACGCTTCGAAAATCTATTTTGGATCCTAAAGGTAAAGCCGCCCATCATGCACTTGAAGATCTCGGACTTACCGATATCAACAGTGTTCGTATTGGTAAACTTATCGAGCTCAATATTGATGCCGATGACAAAGACCGGGCGTATGAAGTTGCCGAAACAGCTTGTACCAAGCTATTAGCCAATGAAGTGATGGAAGACTTTGAGATCACTATCAGCGAAAACTAATTAGCATAATGCTATGGACGATCTGCTTTTTAGCATTTGGGGATCTGATCCCGACCTTGAAGAAGAAAGTAAGCCGGGTGTTGAGGTCGATGTTCTGGAAGAAGAGCAAGAAGATGAAAAAGAAAACACCCCCTGGAGAGTCATCTTATATGACGATGACATCCACACTTTCGATGAGGTGATTACACAACTCATCAAAGCACTAAAATGCAACAAATCACACGCTAAGAATTTAACCTATAAAGTACATAACGAAGGCAAAGCCAATGTATACGAAGGCTCATTTGAAGATTGCTTTCAGGTTAACGGCGTGCTTAAAGAAATTCAACTTATCACCGAAATAAAAGGATAAACCGTGTCTGCTAACTTTGGAGTAATTGTATTTCCGGGCTCAAACTGTGATCATGATGCCTACCATGCATTGGCCCATGTCATGAATGCCAATGCTAAATTTCTATGGCATAAAGATACCGATCTCTCTGATATCGATTTTCTGTTAGTCCCGGGAGGGTTCTCATATGGAGACTACCTGCGATCCGGGGCTATTGCCCGCTTTTCACCCATCATGCAATCTGTAATCGATTTTGTTGACCAGGGGCGCCCTGTATTGGGTATTTGCAATGGATTCCAGATCCTACTGGAAGCCGGCCTGTTACCGGGGGCTATGTTACACAATGAAGAATTGCGTTTCGTATGCAAACAAACTCACCTGCGTTGCGAAACCTCTGATACCCTCTTTACTCGAAATATTGCTGAAGGAGAAGTCTTGCAAATACCGGTAGCACATGGCGAAGGGAACTATTTCACTGACGATGATCAGTTAAAATCTCTGCAAGATAATGACCAGATTGTTTTCCGATACTGTGATGCTGCAGGCAATGCTACAAAAGAAGCTAATTTTAATGGCTCAATTGATAATATTGCGGGCATCTGTAACAAACAAAGAAATGTACTAGGTATGATGCCTCACCCAGAACGTGCAGTTGAAAAGCTTATAGGCTCTGATGACGGGAAAAAAATCTTTGAATCCATTCTAAATGAACTGTCTGTGGCGTAAGCTCTAATAAACCTTTAATAAATGCCGGAACAGAAACATAATAAAACGCTTTATAGTAGAGGACTTACCAAGAGCTACAAAAAGCGTACGGTCGTTTCGGATGTTTCTATCAATGTGTCACAGGGAGAAATTGTAGGACTGCTGGGCCCTAACGGAGCGGGAAAAACGACAACTTTTTATATGTTTGTTGGATTGGTCACCCCCAATAGTGGGCAGATTTTCCTCGACGATAAAAAGCTAACTGGCATGCCGATGTATAAACGTGCACGGCTTGGAGTGGGTTACCTCTCACAAGAAGCCAGTGTGTTTCGCAACCTCACGGTAAGAGAGAATCTGGAATCTATTCTAGAATTCTTCAACATGCCTGATAAAGAGATAAAACAACGTGTAGACCAGCTTATTGAGGAGTTCGGCCTTGAACGCGTTTCCAGTAATAAAGGGCATAGCCTTTCAGGCGGGGAGCGCCGCAGAACTGAAATTGCACGCGCACTTGTTACCGATCCGGATTTTATATTATTAGATGAACCCTTTGCGGGTGTAGATCCTATTGCAGTAGAAGATATTCAGGAAATCGTATCTGAACTACAGTATCGCAACATTGGCATTTTTATTACCGATCATAATGTGCACGAAACACTTGCTATTACGGATCGAGCATACCTTATGTTTGAAGGCAATATCCTAAAAGAGGGCTCGGCTAATGAACTAGCTGACGATGAAGAAGCCCGGCGCTTATATCTGGGCGACCAGTTCCGATTAGATCGTTATAAATCACAAGAAGAATAATTTTTTTGATTATAATGGAAGAAATTAACGTAGAAGATTTCAAAGAAAAAATAGAGAACAACAATACTGTTCTTTTGTTGGATGTCCGCGAACCTTTTGAACAATACCAGTCCAATATTTCCTATGACAACTCCACACTCATTCCAGTAGGAGAGCTGGGAGATCGCCTTGATGAGATCGAAGATCACAAAAATGGTGAAGTTGTCTGCATGTGCAGAAGTGGAGGACGCAGTGCTGATGCTTGCAAATTACTTGAAAAAGAAGGATTTGAAAACGTCAAAAATCTCAAAGGCGGTATTAACGAGTGGGCCAAAAAAATCGATACCAGCCTGCCGGTATACTAAGAAGAAACTGATGAATCTTTCGCTAGCGCTTTTTGACAAATTCTGTTAACCCGGTCTTGGCTGGCTATATGGATGGTATATGCTGTGCCAGGTTTATTCCCCATTCCATCTATACTCTCATTGCGGTATTCCATTTTACTTGAGCGTTTACTCGATGCAGAGAAGTGCACTTCACGAACTCCCGATTCTCGTATGATCTCCCGAACAGTAGCTTCATTAATACCACAACCGGCCATAATTGAGATACGATCTCTGGCCCTTGCTACCAGTTCTGTTATTGTGGAAAGGCCCTCATATGCTTGCGCTTGTTGACCTGAAGTGAGAATACGATCAAAACCAGCTTTAATACAACTTTCCAGTGCCTGAAAGGGATCACGAGCCATATCAAAAGCTCGATGACAGGTTACTTGCAAAGGGCGGGCCAACTCAATCAGCTCTTTACAACGTGCAAGGTCCAGGCTACCGTCAGCAGAGAGAATACCGAACACAACGCCATCCAGACCAAGATCTTTAAAACGCTTGATATCACGCTTCATCGCATCAAACTCATTATCCGTATAGCAAAAATCACCTTCGCGGGGGCGTATCATCACAAAGATTGGGATATCAAGCCTGTTTTGTACTACTTCTGCTATCCCCAAAGAAGGAGTAGTACCACCGCCTCCCCGATTACCACATAGCTCTACCCGGTCAGCTCCGCCAGTCTGGGCATTTAATGCCGATTCAATATTATAAACGACAACTTCGCTAGTCAATCTAGCCCCACCTATTACACCATGGCCGCGATCTGATTCAACAGCTCTTCATTGCTGTCCGTATTTTTTAGCACCTTAAGCAGGCTCTGCATTGATTCTTTAGGCGATTTCTTTAACAAGTAACGACGCACCATATTCCGCTCTTCCATAGAATCACCAATAAACTTGTCTTCATTTCTGGTGCCCGATGCGCTAATATTAATAGCCGGATAGATACGATCATTCGCCAGTTCCCGGTCTAATACTAACTCCATATTACCTGTCCCTTTAAACTCTTCAAAGATAAGATCATCCATTCGAGAGTTTGTCTCAATCAGGCAAGTCGAAATAATCGTCAAAGAACCGCCACCTTCTATTTTTCGTGCAGATCCAAATATCTTTTTGGGGATCTCCAAGGCACGAATATCAAGACCGCCAGACAAAGTTCGTCCACTACTTTCCTGAACATTGTTGTAAGCACGTCCCAAGCGAGTAATAGAATCGATAAGTAGCACTGCATCATCGCCCATTTCAGCCTTACGCTTCACATAGCCCAAAGCGAGCTCTGTAACACGTATATGGCTTTCTGTTGGCTTATCATTTGAAGAGGCAAAAACTTCAGCATCGGTCGTACGCAGGAAGTCGGTAACTTCTTCAGGACGCTCATCTACCAACAATACCCCGGTACTAATATCGGGATGGTTTTTGGTCAGACTTTCGGCAATTTTCTTGAGTAATACTGTCTTACCGGTACGAGGAGGTGCTACAATGAGTGCACGCTGCCCTTTACCGATAGGAGATACGAGATCCATTACCCGCATTTCAATATTTTCAGAATCAACACCGAGTTTGATATGCTCTATCGGCATGATGGGTGTTTGTAGCTCAAATCGGGTTGAACGTTGCCATTCCATAGGATCACGCCCATTTATCTTTTCTATAGAATAGATATGGCGGTGACCATGACCGTCTTCTTCGTATTCACCTTCGATTTCAAGCCCCGGGCGCAAGTTATGCTTCTTCACCTCATGGGGTTTCAGAAATGGATCACTCGGCTCATAACTGAACTCATAATCTTTTTCTCGAGCGAAACCATAGCCTTTAGCATTAATTTCTACTACGCCCTTATATCGTCCGGCGACTTCAACATTGTGATTTTCATTAAACCTAGGGACGAAAGCATTTTTCTTATTTTTCCGACCCCGATTATTATTTCGTGAACGTCCCATGACATCCGTAAATTTTGCTTGATACCCAACATTCTGTATGCAAATTTAAATCGACTTTTGCACGCAGAAGGTAGGAGTTGTAGTTAAGTTTCTTTATTGAGAAGAGAAGAAGGAACAGTGCAGCTATAACTGCTGCACTGTTAAATTGTAAAAAGTAAGATAAGAATCTTTGCCGATATTTAAAATTTATCGGACTTTTGTAGTTTCATTAATCCACCCATAGCACTTGCGCAGAGATGAATCAATCTTAAAGTCCTCACCTTCTTCAAGTGGTGGCTTCCAGAAAAATTTCTCTTCATTAGTTAAAATAACAGAGCTATAAGACTTGTACTTTCTTTGTACTTCGTTAGCCGTGTTAGGATCAATTTGCTTTGCTTTATCCAAATAGTCAAGCACTAACCAATATACCGTTTTATCTTTACGATCCATTTTACGGTCACTGCTACATTTGCTTACCGATTGTGCGTAAACATCCGCAATCTGAATATATGGTTCGCCCCAAT includes the following:
- the miaA gene encoding tRNA (adenosine(37)-N6)-dimethylallyltransferase MiaA, whose protein sequence is MRILLLGPTAVGKTALSVGLAKELNAEIISTDSRQCYKYMNIGTATPTEEERGGIPHYNLSIIDPATKDSVVNFSERADQWQKEIQSRRNNVLYVGGSTLHVQCVIQPLDDVPEANEKNITQLEAQIEEKGIETLYKKLQTVDPDYAQKMDGMNTQRIVRALDVWMQTDRPFSSFHSDNNTITVPDDLVVFGLKRDRQLLYDRINHRVDNMFEEGFIDEVISIRQNGYSLDDPGLNTVGYKQAIAYLDDQMSREQMVKDMKAKTRQYAKRQLSWFRRWDFINWIDLDNNTKEEAQKIICQQLAAKSNKD
- the purS gene encoding phosphoribosylformylglycinamidine synthase subunit PurS: MYKATVNVTLRKSILDPKGKAAHHALEDLGLTDINSVRIGKLIELNIDADDKDRAYEVAETACTKLLANEVMEDFEITISEN
- a CDS encoding ATP-dependent Clp protease adaptor ClpS: MDDLLFSIWGSDPDLEEESKPGVEVDVLEEEQEDEKENTPWRVILYDDDIHTFDEVITQLIKALKCNKSHAKNLTYKVHNEGKANVYEGSFEDCFQVNGVLKEIQLITEIKG
- the purQ gene encoding phosphoribosylformylglycinamidine synthase subunit PurQ, which codes for MSANFGVIVFPGSNCDHDAYHALAHVMNANAKFLWHKDTDLSDIDFLLVPGGFSYGDYLRSGAIARFSPIMQSVIDFVDQGRPVLGICNGFQILLEAGLLPGAMLHNEELRFVCKQTHLRCETSDTLFTRNIAEGEVLQIPVAHGEGNYFTDDDQLKSLQDNDQIVFRYCDAAGNATKEANFNGSIDNIAGICNKQRNVLGMMPHPERAVEKLIGSDDGKKIFESILNELSVA
- the lptB gene encoding LPS export ABC transporter ATP-binding protein is translated as MPEQKHNKTLYSRGLTKSYKKRTVVSDVSINVSQGEIVGLLGPNGAGKTTTFYMFVGLVTPNSGQIFLDDKKLTGMPMYKRARLGVGYLSQEASVFRNLTVRENLESILEFFNMPDKEIKQRVDQLIEEFGLERVSSNKGHSLSGGERRRTEIARALVTDPDFILLDEPFAGVDPIAVEDIQEIVSELQYRNIGIFITDHNVHETLAITDRAYLMFEGNILKEGSANELADDEEARRLYLGDQFRLDRYKSQEE
- a CDS encoding rhodanese-like domain-containing protein; amino-acid sequence: MEEINVEDFKEKIENNNTVLLLDVREPFEQYQSNISYDNSTLIPVGELGDRLDEIEDHKNGEVVCMCRSGGRSADACKLLEKEGFENVKNLKGGINEWAKKIDTSLPVY
- a CDS encoding copper homeostasis protein CutC; its protein translation is MTSEVVVYNIESALNAQTGGADRVELCGNRGGGGTTPSLGIAEVVQNRLDIPIFVMIRPREGDFCYTDNEFDAMKRDIKRFKDLGLDGVVFGILSADGSLDLARCKELIELARPLQVTCHRAFDMARDPFQALESCIKAGFDRILTSGQQAQAYEGLSTITELVARARDRISIMAGCGINEATVREIIRESGVREVHFSASSKRSSKMEYRNESIDGMGNKPGTAYTIHIASQDRVNRICQKALAKDSSVSS
- the rho gene encoding transcription termination factor Rho, whose product is MGRSRNNNRGRKNKKNAFVPRFNENHNVEVAGRYKGVVEINAKGYGFAREKDYEFSYEPSDPFLKPHEVKKHNLRPGLEIEGEYEEDGHGHRHIYSIEKINGRDPMEWQRSTRFELQTPIMPIEHIKLGVDSENIEMRVMDLVSPIGKGQRALIVAPPRTGKTVLLKKIAESLTKNHPDISTGVLLVDERPEEVTDFLRTTDAEVFASSNDKPTESHIRVTELALGYVKRKAEMGDDAVLLIDSITRLGRAYNNVQESSGRTLSGGLDIRALEIPKKIFGSARKIEGGGSLTIISTCLIETNSRMDDLIFEEFKGTGNMELVLDRELANDRIYPAINISASGTRNEDKFIGDSMEERNMVRRYLLKKSPKESMQSLLKVLKNTDSNEELLNQIAAMV